The window CTATGTAACTCTATGGCACGTGTTATTGTACGTTGTGTGGATGTTTGTTGTGGAGTCCCTCTGTGAACTTCATTTTATTTTGGGTGTTTGATATACTGCTTTTCTATATTATCTTTCATTTCTAAATTTCTGATTGTTATATTATGTTGATATATGTGTGATGTAGGGGGAGTACCCCTCGAGTTTATCGTGCTTGCTTAGTGCACAAATTGAGGGGgagtttttatttttgatctttgacaaagggggagatgtAAATTGAAGTTTATGCTCAATTAAGAAGGAAATTCATGCTTAGTCATATATGATTTGCTATTATTGCTTATGATCAAGTAAGATGACTTTTATGCCTAGTTAATAACAATATTGTATTTACTGTTAGCTCATGCTTGTTGCTATTTACTGCTTATTGTCTTATTATTATAGTGTGTTAGAAATTAGCCTAAActcaaatagattgtcaaacatcataaaagggggagattgttggtgcaatcatgccttgggtgttttcaatgtgttgacaactatttaagtttaggttaatacgtttggatctaacgtgtgctgcaagttttgcaagaagaagtccaagaaggtcgagtatcGGAATcttggcaggagaaagtccttgcaggtcagaagaccgggtGTAAGGCAAATGAAATCCAAGGAGGTCGAGGACCGGAGTCTTGGCAAGAAAGTCCAGAGATATGCTCATCTGGCACGACATATTATTTGGAAAACCAGcaagcaatcgattggtaaatcgattgagGCGCATAACTGGAATAGAAtactgatgaatcgatcagccgatcgattagagtaaaccaatcgatcagccgatcgattgatagCCTCTGCGCGAGAGCACAGAGTgaacttggatcgatcagccgatcgattggagtaatccaatcgatcgagcgatcgattcacATGCTTTGCGCAAGGGCACAGTGCGaacctggattgatcagccgattgattggagatacccaatcgatcggtcgatcgattcacaaggTTTCTGCACAAAGGAGCAGTGCAattttgaatcgatcagtcgatcgattggagataaCTAATCAACCGACTGATCGATTGAATTGACTTCTGTGCCCATGAAATATGcagctgaatcgatccagtgttgattcaatcgatcgggacGGTGCTCAACGGCTAGATTTGAATCTATTGGAGATGTCCTCAATCGATCAAAGGCGACGATCTCATGAGAAACGACTAGTTTTGAGGACGAATAAAAAGGGGAAGAAGTACTGTAGCAATACAACTCTTGTATACTCATTGTGCTAAGCAAAAAGAGAGCTCTCCaagtgattttaaagaaaagatttGAGTCTCTTTCTCCTAAACCTAgatctcatcttgtaagaggaagaggcaacccttgtaaaggtttctccaccttcgtttgtgataatgagaaggagaagttcatattagagcttgatcgtgtgggtgtgtgccttggattagttacctcaaggaggtggagaccaagtcaACCAAAGAGTTAGAATTGCTGTCTTGTTTTCTTGCTTTTCATTTCTTTCtatttgcttccgctaacaagttgtaggtgaaaaatcGAAAAAAGGTTATTCACCTCCCTTCTAGCCAAACGCAAAGGTCCTATCAGGTTATTCATATACAGACTAGGCTagggacctggatgatagaaaatccacatcaggccatgcattcttgctgaatggtggcgtcatctcttggaatagcaagaaacaagcttgtgtagctttgtcgactatggaagttgaatatgtggcatgtttcGTGGCTATGCAAGAAGCAATCTAgttgagaaggttcctgaagcatctgaagattgtgGAGGACAATGAGAGTCAAATAattgtctactgtgacagtcaagctgtaaTAGATTTTTCTAAAGATCCCAAATATAACAGTAAAggtaagcatatagaaattaaatataattttgtgagaaatattatggctaaaagaaaagtaattattgagtatatccctacacgtgctatgcttgcagatccttttactaagtcaatgactaaagagtcatttaaagaacatgtaaagtctttgggacttcgtagaatgtaataaTATTGAAATAGCAATTAGACTATGATTTGATTGTATGACttaccataatttattcagtgtatatgtatatgattttgttacatttaagatctcgatgagcatgttggcagattgagattggtccactcacattgACATTGTTTGTTGAGTACAAATAGaagtaagaccgttgcttatagGACAGTTTAAGTAGCTGTAAAAAGAGACAAATCATAAGTTAAGGTCGTATTGATAATTATATCAaattgagatcatttatgtgttaataatgatcaaagtaaatgaacccattgtttactgaacctgttgaaatccatattagaattcatatgttgaattcagggttagacattaggtatgtctagatcaaaatctgtacaatgttaaatttgaagacaacatacactctttttagtaaagagaataacatcgtaacatgtgattcataccatatATGCTATTGTaataataaaggtagtaggagaatagaTCCTTATTTCTCTACTATATAAGACTTTTgtgattataagttaatctcagtttttgCCCTTAGtaactatttagctgtttacttagAGTTTTAATcaatgtctgctactttagcgtatatcctatggctatggatgattcgatcTATAGAGCATAATTAGGAAAGCGATTGATTGAAATGAAtatattctagctaaaaaggaagattaaatatatttatatttttatgttatttactggtcgacccatttccgttatgtatagaaatgatagtgaatatttgaatatgagcatactcttgacataatagtcattataagggattagagatgtccATATTGATataatgaagattatttaatctggctAAATAGCAAGACATAGATATCTCTAAGATAATGGATGTGTGCCACTAGGAGATTGGATgaatcctggataaaggctatgtgtcACCAAGAGAgagaggctatgtgccatgaagagtgtgtctctaatttatttgaaagagcggctaagtaaagtgtaacaatttTGTTAGCATTAATCGCTCAGAAAAcggctatgtaaggtgtaacaatcttcttagcaactattgcTCAATATACTTGTTGTCGCACGaatcattttctctaagtatggattggatgttctaatATGGTCTTTGTAACTaaactctcaaatagtctatgcgacttatttagtctttgtaacTTACCTGAATGAAGTAGTCTTATTGACTTACCTTGGATGAGCAAGAGATGTAGGAAATGGAAATGTGGGAATGTGTCCATGTTGcccactactcttaatggaaaaAGTTTATTATACCCTTGGGTTATtttccctttataaggggtgcgtccaaggatcattcaCGATGGTGGAGAAAGAGACaatgagagaggaagaaaaacatctgaggcggtgggatttggttcgtgaaatTACAGAGAACTTTCTGATCCTGTGATCATTTTTCTGACAGTAAATTCTGCCATCGCCAATTATAAATTTACGGGAGATcactatatatatttaattattttatataattaatatataattccttcACCTAGCCTGATTAATCATTACAATATGTACGAGGTAAGTTGGTTATGGTTTAGACCCTAAACTCTAAAATTTGATTCaaaattaaagaatttaaattGGTCAAATAATTTATGGATGTTTTAAATAGTTAGTGTTTGATAGAATAAATATTTGATTACTTTTCTAAAAGTAACTTccatttaataatttattaaagttgaGGTGCAGTGGTAGAGTATTCTCATAGTTTCTTAGTTATTTAAGGATCAAGTGTGTATTCTAacgaaataaattttttaatagaaGATTAACTtaagaatattaattagattatttAAGTACTTTTGTATTTATTCTGATAACTcgtcgtttttttttttttgaattttgtggtctattctaagagaaaaaaaaacaggcgttaattgttaattttacttaaaattaCAAATGTATCATATTTATAACcgtaattatattttaaaatatcttacttttaaatttatgaaattatatatttatttacctTCTTTATCATATATTTATTTACCTTCTTTATCCTCGTTGATAATTGCTCAAACGATGATCAAACTAATTAACTTGTCACAGCCAAAATTTTAGGGTTACTTAATCAGCTTAATCGcaattttatgattgttatattagcaaagtgttttaaaaaataaaaatataatttgataatttaaTAATAGATAAAAGAGGAAGACTatgaagatttaaaaataataaaatagaataaaatttatttaaatataaatatggatATAAATGGTAGAGTGGTTAAAAGCTTGAAAATAATAACGTGAGAGGGTGCTTTTGTAATTTTACTTCTTTTATGTGGCTCAGGTGAAGGGACTGATACTCCATCTCGTTGCCCTACCGACGATTCTGCCGTGCTGTCGCCGTCCTTCGATTTGCCGGACTCACCACGGTCTCCTTCCTTTCGAGCTATCTCTGCAAGCTTCTTCCCCTTGCCGCATCGGTCTGGTCTCCATGGAAAGCTTCTGAGTTTGAACAGGAATGGTATGGCCGTTGTCCCCCAGTTGAGTTCTGCCCTATATTTTTCATCTTTGGTGTTGTATTGCTACGCATTACTGATTCCATTTGTTATTTTGAGTTGTTGGATTTATTGTTGGGGATTCTACTGCTACTATTCGTAAAGGTTTTCTAAATTTCTGTGCTGTCATATCATTCTGGTTCAAGTATGATCGCCACAACAAGGACATTCATGATCCATCgaggtgaaaaaaaaaaaagatcctTTTGCTGTGTTTGGTGGGTGGAcgtggaaaagaaaagaaagcagCAGAAGAAAACCATTAATTTCTTGTGTTTAAATGGAAGGACATAGAGAGAAGGATGGTATTTAATTCTGCTGAATTCCTCAATTTTATTTCTGTTCGACTCATGGGGAAATAGAGGGAAATGAAGCTCAATAATCTATTCCTTTTCCGTCCAAGTAAATATGAATAATAGAATTTAGTGGAGATTAGATAATACAAAATAATAGTGCACAATGACTGGTAAAATCTTGATTTTGGAGATGAGTTTCAAATTACTCTATGTACTTGGTTATAAGTGCTTTTCATACCGTGATAGGAGATCAAGTTATACCTGAAGTTTGCTAAGAGACAACTACATTTATTGCAATGTCATTGTCCTGTTGATTAACAATGTGGATACTGATGATTCACATGATGAGAGGTCCATATTGTGATGCAATAAAATATCATACAGGAATCATCAACGTTCTGCTaatacaaaaggaaaaaaaaaatgcacaCTTGTGCTGTAAATGTTATAGAGATCGACAAGGTTCTCTTTGGTTGTGATTTGAATGTTAAGTTGGGTAGTCATAAATGGATCAAGTGCATATGTTATGCTTTAAAAGCCACCGCTTTGTGTCTTAATGCACACTCCTAGCATTGGAAAGGCAAATTATTCAATATATTGAGATAACTTCCATATCCATTGGGCAAGTCAGATGAAGTTGTGGTAAACAAGATCAAGTATACCTAGTGCACTTCTTTTCGTTTCTAATATACAATAAAATTcttttttgtttacttttcaaTTTCACATATTCAAAACTCTGTAAACTAGAATTAACCTACCTCATGCTAAAAATGTATTTCTAGGATGAAAGAAGAGTGTGAATACTTATTGGTCAATGTAATTAAGTGTTTTTATTCGACCACGTTAGGCACATTACATTAGGAAGTGTAGGTAATGAATTGGGAAACTTGACTTTGCAACCAAAGATTGACTCTGAGAAATTGACCACGCTGAATCTTCTTCTTGGAGGTAGTTTTGTGGTGCTTCTTTCATCTAAAGATGTTTTATTCTTTATCTTGAATATCTTCTTATTCATGAATCTCTAGACAAACTGTTCAGATCACAACTTTAGTTACCATGTCATAATTTTttgaagttttattttgtttgcATTTTTGATAATGGAATCTGCATTTTATTTTCATGACTTAGTAAACTCAAGCGAGGATTATTTATTCAAGAGGAAAAGAAATGGGTATATCCATACTTATTGGGTTGAAGGCAACTACTCTGTTGTTGGCATTTTACTTTGTCAGAGAACTGGGAGTAAACTTGATTCATCTACCACTTTTGCATGCCTCTTTGGTTTCATATTTAATTGCCATTGCATCTCTTCCAGCAGTGAATCTTCCACTGCTTTTGGGAAAGAGTTCTGATGGAAAGTTTCCTCTCTGGTCACTGATCATATTCGGACCTTATCTTTTGTTCATTCGTTTATTTGTGCTCTTGAGGAGATGGAAGAGTGGGGAACCTTTGTACAGTGAAATTTCTGAAGGTATATATGTTGGTGGCTGGCCTACTTCCATGGATCATTTGCCTCCTGGCAGACCTGCAGTGATTGATTGTACATGTGAGCTACCTCGGAGCTCTGCACTTACTCCAAATGGATATTTGTCTGTTGCCACTTGGGATACAAGAGCCCCTCAACCGTCTCAAATCGAATCTGCAGTTCGTTGGGCATGTAGAAAAAGGACACAGAAGGTTCCTGTATACATCCATTGTGCCTTTGGTGAGCAGTCTTTTATTTAGCTACTTGCCAAAAAGAAAGTAGTAGTAATGACCAAGTATTTGCTCCGCTTATTGTCCTTTACTATTATCTGAATTTACAGAAAATAATTTAATCGGAAATCTGCACATAGTCATGTAGAAAATTAGTACATGGAccatattttttatttcattcgGACTATTCTTTCTTACAAATTAAGCTTATATTAGTGGGCATCACTCAAGCTTAAATCTTGATATTTTCTCATTTAATTTactgaaaaatttaattttatctgCTCTAACAAATGAATTTTGAATCATCCCAATTTGGGACAAACACAAACACTGGTCGGTGATGATAATGAACTTGTGAATTGTGAGAAAAAGGTGCACGGCTTGGCAATGGAGTATTATGTGTTGACTTTTGACAGCTCAATGATGGTGAAGCTCTTCGTTGCTTTACTACTTTGTATATACCCCTGTGTATAGGTAGTTAGGTAACATTTAACTCATGAATTAGTTCACCTATTCAAGCTAATTTATTAGTTGTTGGACTTAATTCTTAAGAATAGACTAGACAAAATGATTGCTcttatttttatctttaattttaataaaatacagTTAACAAAATGAGAAAGGAAGAGATCCCACAAATGGAATGATATGATCTTGTAAAATTATTAGTGCATGGTTTGGAGGAAAATGAGTCCACTAGGTTGAGTTTCTcatggagatatatttgcaaGGCCTTTGAGAATGAGCAACTAAAGAAGAACTCAACTTACATCTCATAATAGTAACTAACAAATTTCTTGGTTCACAGAAAGAAATCAAGGAATCAACGATTATTAATTAGAAAGAGATGGTCTCGTGACAAAAAAAGTGTATTAATGATAAAATGCTTTTGGCGACAATAATTCTGTTACTAGATTCATTGGCATAAGTCTTGTGGTTAAGACCATTAGCAAAAGGAAATTAATTGATCTATAACTAAGTGTGGCATTAGTGATAATTTTATTCAGCATTAATtgacaatttattttaaaaagtcaTCACTTTATGATATAATTgtgacaaaaattatttttaaaaaattaaccacAACCTTATCTCCCATTTTTTTTCATTAGTTGTGGCTTAAATCTTGACTCCATGCCCACTTATATATTATATCTATTAATAATTGTAGAGACGCATGCTGTACTTTGCATTTCTTGTTAATTGTTAAttcaataagtttaaattattattatggaTTCTTATTTCATGTAAGCTGTCCATATCATTTAGATTATATTTTCATAAAAACAGTTAATGTCATTGATTCTGTTTTCCATGTGAAGacaatatatatgtttgtttgcATAACTTATTTCTCTATGTTGTGATCCAATCAATCTAGGTTTTTAAAAATCTTGGTGAGGCTAATGATACATGAACCCAAGGTTTCTCTTTTTCTGTACTTTAACTTAAAGAATTGTTTTTAAGGTGCAGTGTTGAATTGTTCTCTATTTCC is drawn from Zingiber officinale cultivar Zhangliang chromosome 1B, Zo_v1.1, whole genome shotgun sequence and contains these coding sequences:
- the LOC121972060 gene encoding uncharacterized protein YnbD-like; protein product: MGISILIGLKATTLLLAFYFVRELGVNLIHLPLLHASLVSYLIAIASLPAVNLPLLLGKSSDGKFPLWSLIIFGPYLLFIRLFVLLRRWKSGEPLYSEISEGIYVGGWPTSMDHLPPGRPAVIDCTCELPRSSALTPNGYLSVATWDTRAPQPSQIESAVRWACRKRTQKVPVYIHCAFGHGRSVCVTCAVLVALGLADDWKSAEKIIRGKRPFIMMNNLHRKNLDEWSKHRLSPKRDGVSSVSSAILSERS